In Syntrophorhabdus sp., the genomic stretch CCGTTATAGGGACGGCAAGGCCGATGACCCAGAGAAGGACAGCCGCAAAAACGGCCGTCACCAGAAGGTTCCCTCCGGCATAGCCTATGATGATGGTGGAGAGCTTAAGGCCGAGACCAGTGAGACTGACTATACCGACGATTATCCCTGCGGCGGCACATATGGCGGCAACATTGAGCACGGTGACGGAACCTTCACGCAATGCGGCGATGAGTTTCTTGAGCGTGAACCTGGTATCCTTGCGAATGAAGCATGCGAGAAAACAGGTTATGATCGCCGCAAGGACCGCGACCTGGGGCGTGAATCCCTTGACCAGGAAGGCCACAATGGCAATGAGAGAGAAAAAGTGGAAGCCGTACAGCTTTGTGAGCTGCCAGAGAGTATATCTCTTGTCTATCTGAACGGCCTTCAATCCAAATTTCTTGGCGTCCAGTTCGACCATGGTAAGCAGCCCCCAGTAGTAGAGGGCCGCGGGGATGAGCGCGAGGAGTATGACATCGATGTAGCTGATTCTCAAAAACTCCGCTATGAGGAATGCCGCGGCGCCCATGACGGGTGGCGTCGTTATGGCCCCCATGCCGCCTGCCGCAAGGAACCCTCCCGCGTTGTTCTTGTCGTATCCGGCTTTTCTTAGCATGGGATAGGCGACCGAGCCGATGGCGACGGTATTCGCAACCCCGGAGCCTGAGGCCATGGCGAGCAGGTACGAGGTCGCGATAACGGAGCGACCGGCAGCCGTCGGTTTTCTTCCCATCGCCGAGAAAGCAAAATCGACGAAGAACTTCCCCGCCCCCGAAACCGACAGGAACGCCCCGAATATGCAGAACATGATGATGATAGTCGAGGAGACATCTATGGGAACGCCGAAGATCCCTTCCAGCGTCATGTACATGTGTCCCACGATCCGTTCGATGTCGTATCCCCGGTGGGTCCACGGAGAGGGAAGCCAGGGTCCGACGTAGGCGTACACGAGAAACACCAGGCATGTCACGGGCATGATCCAACCGGAGGACCTTCGCGTCGCCTCGAGGATGAGGAGAATGAAGATGACCCCGAAGATCATGTCCCATCTCTCGGGTGTTACCGCCCGGTAGATGAAGTCGTCGAAGTCCAGGAGCATGTACCCGATACAGGCCAGGCCAAGCAGGGACAGTACGACATCGAAAAGAGTTATCCTTCCCCTGAACCGCTTCGACAGCGGGTAGTAAAGGAATGACAAAGCGAGAAGCAGTGCCACATGGACACCCCGTAGGATCTGGGTGGTGACGGGCACTATGGTGGAGTAGATCGCGAAGAGCGACATGATGATCGCCAGGGCGGTTATCACAATGTCCCAGAACCCAGTTACCTTTCTGGTTACCCCCTCCTCCTGTTCGATGATCTCTTCGATCTTCTTCTTCTGTTCTTCGGTGAGGTCCGTCGATGTGGTGGTCGATTCCTTATCGTTGTTTTCCATTAGCGCCTCCGAGCGTGCTTTTCAGGATACCTGCGAGAATCCTGTTGGTTCTTGCCTGATCGGTCATTGGTCCGATCCCTTCTGCTCGAGCACAGATGCCGGTTAACATGACATCAGCCGCGCATCTTGAGGGAAGAAGCATGGATGCGCATGGGAAGCGACCGAGGGGGTGGCGCCACTCCCTCGGTCGCCAAGCGCTAAACCGGTACGTTGAATCCTTTTTCCTTGAAGAATTTCTGTGCGCCTGGATGATAGGGTATGGACTGTGCCGATGCCCCGTCCTTCAGGTTTATGTGAAGTGCTTCCTTGTGAATTGCGGCCAACTCCTTGAGGTGTTCGAATACGCCTTTCATGACGTTGTAGGCCAGCTGGGCATCCATGTCCTTGTGGCAGACGAGGATGTTCGCCACCGTCGATACAGGTGTGTCCTGGGTCATTCCCGTATACACCTTTTTCGGTATCACGGACCTGTAATAGATGGGGCCGTACTTGGCGGTCATCTTGGGAATCAGATCTTCGTGACCGATGAGGGAAATCTTGACTCCGGGAGATGCCGCAAGGTCGAGGACGGACGCGGTGGGAACGCCCCCGGACCAGACATAAGCGTCTATCTTGCCGTCCTTCAATGCTCCGGCCGATTCGGAAGCCCCAAGCCTGTCCTTCCGTATGTCTTTCTCGTGGTTGAGGCCGGCAGCTTCGAGAACGCGCAGCGCTATGACTTCCGTTCCGCTTCCCGGGGCGCCCGTGGAGACCCTCTTGCCCTTGAGGTCGGCGACCTTGGATATCCCTTTGCCTTCCAGAGTGACGAGGTGCGTCAGATTAGGATACAGGACAGTGAGAACGCGAATGGGAAGGGCGCGACCCTTGAAAATGCCCGTTCCCTTGAAGGCGTCGTAACCCGTATCGCCCATGATGAGACCCAGGTCGGACTTCTTCGCGGCTATGAGCTTGCAGTTATCGACAGAAGCGGCCGTCACTTCGGCGGCCGCTTCGACTCCCGCGTACTTTGTGAGGATGCTGGCTATGCCCCCGCCAATGACGAAGTACACGCCTCCCATCCCTCCCGTGGCGATGGAGATCCTCTTCCTTGACTGTGCCAGGACCTTACCGGCTCCGCCGAGCAGGACGGCTCCGCCGACCGCCGAGGTCAGTTTGAGAAAGTCACGTCTTTTGATGCCCCTGTTTCCATCCACGAACTCATCGAACTTCATAATTACCCCCTTTCGTAGTGGTGATGATACTGCCGGTCCGAGATTCACCAATTTAAATTGTGACTTTGTAGGATATTATTGTTTTTGGCTAAGATATTGTCAATTCATTATTTCACAAATATCATAACATGAGAAAAGGATTAGGATTTAGGCAGGGGAAGGGCGGCCAGTCTGATGACGTTTCCCGAGAGGATGAGTTCCTTGTCCCCTTGGCCGAGAGAGAGCCCGGCGACCTTTGACAGTTCGCTCTTCATCGTGCCGAAAGGAACGTCGGAACCGAAGAGAACGCGTTCGGGACCTATGGTCTTAACGAATTCGAAGATCATGTCCTTTGAGCCGAGGGCGGTATCGAAGTATATGTGTTCGCTGTTCTTGAATGCCTTCAGGAAATCGAGAGGGTAGCCGCCGAGGAGACCGAGGTGGGGGATGATGAGAGTGACATCCGGGAACATGTCTGCAAAGGTTTTCGTGAATCTCAGCTCCTCTTCGAATATGACGGGCTTGCCGGTATTGCGGATCTTGTCCACGAGCCCCGGCAGAGCGGGGTCGTCGAGGACGCTATAGTTGGAGGCGGAGTCCTGCCAGCCTCGCATCCAGTGCCATTTGCCGCCGAAGTAAGCATTGGGGATAGGGTCGAAGCCGTCCGTGTCGTAGTTCTCCCTGACGTAGTGATAAGGGAGGAAGCTGTCGACACGTCGGGATTCATCGAGGATGCGGACGTTGATGGCGTTGTTTTCGATTGCTGTGGACGGGAAGGGTATGATAATAACGTAGTCGACGCCTGATTCCTTTTGCTGGCGCAGGAGCTCACCGGTGGTCACATCTATGCCCATGGACGAGGATGGGCCCCAGTGCGCGTGGCTGTCGATTATGAGGTCGAAGTCCATGTGTGCATGATGATTACCACATGGGGTGGCCTTTGTAAACACCTATCGCGAAAGGAGAGGTGAAGGAGGTTGCCTGTGGCGCATACGCTGAAAACCCCGCTTCTGACCGTGGATATTATCATCCGGTTCAAGGGCGGGATCGTTCTCATCGAACGCAAGAACCCGCCTGCGGGCTGGGCCCTGCCGGGGGGGTTCGTGGATGTCGGTGAATCCGTGGAGGAGGCGGCCGTGAGAGAGGCCCGGGAAGAGACGTCTCTCGACGTCAGACTCATCGAACAATTCCACGTTTATTCAGACCCGAACCGCGACCCCAGGTTCCATACGGTATCCGTTGTCTTTATCGGGGAAGGGACGGGGACCCTGGAAGGCCGTGATGATGCCCGGAGGGCCGCCGTCTACACGTCCACCGACCTGCCGCCGGACATAGCTTTCGATCACGGACGCATAGTGAACGATTATTTCCGATACAGTGAAACGGGGGCGAAACCCGATCTTCTGTGAACCCGGCGCCGGGCGGGATCGGGGACAGTGGGAGACACCAGAGCGAAAACAGCGGCGCCGCGGGTGTCCGGGCCAGCTGTCACCTCACCGGACGCGGCTCCCTGCGGCAGTATTCTGTTGCAAAGTGGCGTCCTCTGTAATAACCTTGTATATTCTCAGCACCAATCGCTGACCCTTGTGCGAGGCAGCGATATTATTTTGTCGAAGGGGAGGCTTCATGAGGTCGGACAGAATGAAGAAAGGTCTGCAGAAGGCACCGCACAGGAGCCTTTTCGGAGCCATGGGATACCTGAAGGAGGAACTCGACAGGCCCATCATCGGCATCGCCAGTTCCGCCAACGAGGTCATTCCGGGGCACATACATCTCGGAAGAATAGCGCAGGCAGTGAAGGACGGCATCAGGATGGCCGGCGGAACGCCGATGGAGTTCTCGACGATAGGCGTCTGCGACGGAATCGCGATGAATCATGAGGGGATGAAGTACTCTCTTGGGTCACGCGAGCTTATCTGTGATTCTGTCGAGGTCATGGCCAAGGCGTACCCTTTCGATGGACTTGTGTTGATCCCGAACTGCGACAAGATAATCCCGGGAATGATGATGGCCGCCATGCGTCTCAACAT encodes the following:
- a CDS encoding TAXI family TRAP transporter solute-binding subunit — translated: MKFDEFVDGNRGIKRRDFLKLTSAVGGAVLLGGAGKVLAQSRKRISIATGGMGGVYFVIGGGIASILTKYAGVEAAAEVTAASVDNCKLIAAKKSDLGLIMGDTGYDAFKGTGIFKGRALPIRVLTVLYPNLTHLVTLEGKGISKVADLKGKRVSTGAPGSGTEVIALRVLEAAGLNHEKDIRKDRLGASESAGALKDGKIDAYVWSGGVPTASVLDLAASPGVKISLIGHEDLIPKMTAKYGPIYYRSVIPKKVYTGMTQDTPVSTVANILVCHKDMDAQLAYNVMKGVFEHLKELAAIHKEALHINLKDGASAQSIPYHPGAQKFFKEKGFNVPV
- a CDS encoding amidohydrolase family protein; translation: MDFDLIIDSHAHWGPSSSMGIDVTTGELLRQQKESGVDYVIIIPFPSTAIENNAINVRILDESRRVDSFLPYHYVRENYDTDGFDPIPNAYFGGKWHWMRGWQDSASNYSVLDDPALPGLVDKIRNTGKPVIFEEELRFTKTFADMFPDVTLIIPHLGLLGGYPLDFLKAFKNSEHIYFDTALGSKDMIFEFVKTIGPERVLFGSDVPFGTMKSELSKVAGLSLGQGDKELILSGNVIRLAALPLPKS
- a CDS encoding TRAP transporter fused permease subunit; amino-acid sequence: MENNDKESTTTSTDLTEEQKKKIEEIIEQEEGVTRKVTGFWDIVITALAIIMSLFAIYSTIVPVTTQILRGVHVALLLALSFLYYPLSKRFRGRITLFDVVLSLLGLACIGYMLLDFDDFIYRAVTPERWDMIFGVIFILLILEATRRSSGWIMPVTCLVFLVYAYVGPWLPSPWTHRGYDIERIVGHMYMTLEGIFGVPIDVSSTIIIMFCIFGAFLSVSGAGKFFVDFAFSAMGRKPTAAGRSVIATSYLLAMASGSGVANTVAIGSVAYPMLRKAGYDKNNAGGFLAAGGMGAITTPPVMGAAAFLIAEFLRISYIDVILLALIPAALYYWGLLTMVELDAKKFGLKAVQIDKRYTLWQLTKLYGFHFFSLIAIVAFLVKGFTPQVAVLAAIITCFLACFIRKDTRFTLKKLIAALREGSVTVLNVAAICAAAGIIVGIVSLTGLGLKLSTIIIGYAGGNLLVTAVFAAVLLWVIGLAVPIT
- a CDS encoding NUDIX hydrolase gives rise to the protein MPVAHTLKTPLLTVDIIIRFKGGIVLIERKNPPAGWALPGGFVDVGESVEEAAVREAREETSLDVRLIEQFHVYSDPNRDPRFHTVSVVFIGEGTGTLEGRDDARRAAVYTSTDLPPDIAFDHGRIVNDYFRYSETGAKPDLL